GTGGCAAATGCCTTTTGTCTCCCCTCAGCTGAGTGCATTCTGAGAACTGCCACTAGGATCTGTAAGTAGGAGGCAGAGATCACAGAGAAAGGCAAGAGCAGCATGAGGACACAGCAGACATAGATCATGGATTCATAGAGGGAGGTATCAGCACAAGCCAGCTTGAGGATTGCAGGCACTTCACAGAAGAAGTGATCTATCTTGTTTGAGTCACAGTAGGGAAAGTGGAGAGTAAAGACAGCTTGGATTAACCCATCTATCAGACCAAAGAGCCAAGAAAAGGCCACCATGAGCCAGCAGACACGTTTGTTCATGACCAAAGAGTACCTCAATGGATGGCTGATGGCTACATAGCGATCATAGGCCATGAAAGCCAGCAAGAAGCACTCATCCCCCAGGAgtgtgaggaagaagagaatctGTAGCCCACACCCTGTAAAGGTGATGTAGCCATTGCCTGATAGGAAATTCACAGCCATCCTAGGTACAATGGTGGAGATGAG
The DNA window shown above is from Notamacropus eugenii isolate mMacEug1 chromosome 2, mMacEug1.pri_v2, whole genome shotgun sequence and carries:
- the LOC140522688 gene encoding olfactory receptor 2V1-like encodes the protein MEWSGNQTLITHFVLLGLFTQTPLHFFLFSLIMIMFLVALTGNGLMILLINIDSRLHSPMYFFLSWLSLMDLMLISTIVPRMAVNFLSGNGYITFTGCGLQILFFLTLLGDECFLLAFMAYDRYVAISHPLRYSLVMNKRVCWLMVAFSWLFGLIDGLIQAVFTLHFPYCDSNKIDHFFCEVPAILKLACADTSLYESMIYVCCVLMLLLPFSVISASYLQILVAVLRMHSAEGRQKAFATCSSHMTVVTLFYGAAMITYMRPQAYHSSKQDKVVSAFYTVITPMLNPIIYSLRNKEVTGALKKLLGRYSCGQRKDSQ